CGATACCCGTCACCTGGTAGAGGTCCTGAAGGTAGCCGTACAGATGGGGGTAATCGACGATGCGCCGGAGATTGCATTTGAAATGCCCGTGGTACACGGCATCGAACCGGAGCAGCGTGACGAACAACCGCCAATCCGACTCCACGAACTGGGCGCCGAAGAGGTAGCGTCGGTCGCGAAGTCTCGTATCGAGTTGATCCAGCGCAATGAAGACCGAACGCGCGGCTCGTTCATAGACGTGCTGGGAGGTCGCAAAACCGGCGCGGTAGACACCATCGTTCACCCGCTCGTAGAGAAAGTCGTTCATCTCGTCGATCTGCGGACGGAGGGCTGCCGGATAGAGGTCCAGCGGGCTGGTGGTGAAGCGGTTGAACTCGCCGTTGAAGATCCGCATGAGGTCATCGTCGGAATTGGTCACGATTCGTTTTGTCACCGTGTCCCACAACACCGGAACGGTCACGCGCCCTCGGTAACCGGGGTCGGTGGCACGATAGGCCTCGCTCAGGAAGTGAAACCCATTGGTCGTATCCAGGGAGTGGCCGGAACCGTTGCGAAAGGCCCAGCCCTGCTCGTCCCGGATCGGGTCGACCACGGTCATGCCGATGACCCCGGTGAGCCCTTTGAGTGTGCGGACGATGATGGTGCGATGCGCCCAGGGGCAGGCGAGGGAGACGTAGAGATGATACCGGCCGGCTGCGGCCGGATATCCGGAACGGCCGTCCTCGGTGACCCAGTGGCGAAATGCGTCGGACTACCGTTTGAATTCGCCGCTGTCGGTCTGTTCGTTCGGAAACTGGGGTTGTGTCCTCATTGCACGATTCTCCTTGGGAGTTCTACCTTAGTCAGAATCAAGGGGACTCGTCAATTGTCGATGAGGCCGTGCGGTGTTGCGTTGCCTCGAACGTAAGATCATGGTCGTTCGGTCTGTGCCGGGTGGTGGGGCGCAGCGAGGTCCCATCCGACGGAAAAGAGTAGGAGGAGCCCGGCGGCGGTGGTCTGCTTCGTGCGGGCCGTGGTTTCCCGAGGCGGCAGCGGTTCGTTTGCGATGAGTCCGTCGCCCAGGACTCGAGCATCGAGATCGAGCGTGCCGCCGATTCCGACGTTGAAACTGTATTGATCTTGTCGATGCGGCCGGTATCCCATCATCAGGCCGAATCCCACGGCGTCGATGATCCGCGACCCCGGCGCGACCGTGAGAAACGGTCCCCAACTCCAACGTTGCTCGTCCCACCGGTCGATCCAGAAGTGCATTTCCGGCATGACGCGCACCAGATCGTTGCGTTCATTGTCGATGCGGACGATACGGTTGACGACTGTGACGGAATCCACCCGTCTCGGGCCAAGATTATGTGTCCATCCGAGGCCGAGCCCGAAGCCGAGACGCTGAAGCATCCAGGGCCGTTCAGATTCCCGGTCCGGTGGATCCTCCTTCTTGTCGGTGGTGGAGGCCGGGGGCGACGGCGGTGGGTGGTCAGTGGAGGGACCTGTCGCGCCTACCAGCGGAGCACTCGCTGTCGCGGGGGAGGAGTCGGCTGAAGCGACAAGCGGAGCGGATCGGAGGTGCGCCGAATCGATGGAGGGAGTGATCTGGTGTGGTTGCCGCGGCTTTCGAATGTCCTCAGCGGACTCGATTATGGTTGCGATGCTCCGATGCTGGGGATTCGTTGGCGGTGAAGCCGCAGGTTTGGTCTCCACCTGGGTATCGATGGCGGCGATCAGCGGCGTTGGCGCTGGCTGCGGCGTAGTTTGCAGGGGGACCGGTTCAAGTGGTGTGAACGACTTGGCCGGCGGCATGCCGGATACCTGCGGGGGGAACGGTGTCACCCTGTCAGCGGGTGGTTGAGATTCAGCAACCAGAGGTTGTGAAGCGATTGCCGGGGTGGCTTCGTGATCTCTTGTGGGAGCGGTCTCGATCGGCGTCGCCGGTATCGGGCTTGTGTGCGGCCTGAGAGTGGTATCAGCGGGCGAAGTGGCCGCAGAAGCTCCCTCAGGTGCGGGAGGGAGGGATTTTGCCACAATGGGACCGCTGGAAGATTCGGTCACTGCGGTGGATGGGATGGGGATGACTGAGAGTCCCGGTTGCCTGTCGTCCTGCGCTGCCATGTCTGTGGAAGGTTTGGGCGACGGTACGGCCGGAAGCGGGGCCGCGCTTCGAGCGGGTGCAGGAGGGGCACTTTGGACGGTGTGTGAGTCTGTCTCCGGATCCGAAGCCACGATTCCGGGATCCGCCTCTGAACTGTCTGCCGTCGCGGCGGGCGATTGGGGCCTCGTCGGTATCTCGGCGGCTGGTATGGCCCGCACGGGTGCTCTGTCAAATGCGTGCCTGAGTGAACCATTGCTACTTTCAGTTGCCAGAGTGATCGGAGTTCTGCCGCCGGCCTCTCTGAGGTCAGGATCGGCCCCGTGGCGAAGGAGTGCGTCGATCACATCGGCTTGACGGGTCAGCCGCTCCGCCCGGGATTCACCGGAGAGTTCCCAAAATCGCCTGACGGCCTGATGGAGCGGGGTAAATGCGAGGGCGTTCCGCGCCGAGGGCTGTGCCCCTGTGGCCAGGAGTGCCTCGACGCAGCGTACCTGCCCATAAAAACTCGCCTGATGTAACGCGGTGTTGCCGGCTCGATCCGTTGCTTCAACCTCCGCATGCCGGCTGAGGAAGAGAGTGACCAGCGCCAGATTGCCCTTGCCTGCCGCTGTGATCAGCGGCGTCGCACCCTGACTGTCTCGGGCTTCGATATTCGCGCCCTGGTCAAGCAGCCGTAAGGCTTGGGCTGCGGTCCCGTCGGTGAGAGCCCTGTGGATCGAGCGTTCGGAATGGATGAGCGATGCGTTCGGTTTGGGTTGCGGCTTATCGGGACGCGCGTGACTGACGGACGGGAGTCCGAACATGAGAAGCAGAAGGGCGCAGGTAACGCCGGTGCTGTGGTGCAAGCGAAACACGGGTCCCCAACAAGGCCATCCGAGAGGCTCTCTGACGGCGTATGGTTTACCATACAGTTTGCATTGGCGTCACCTGAGTGTGTCACCCGTGTGACACGATGCGATGACCCAAACAGCCGGTCGGTTGTACGTGAGCCGTTGGTGGGCCATGAATCGATGGTCGGGTCGGTCTTCAGGACAGGGTGAGGCGGCAGAGAAGGGATACTGCGGTGAGACCTTGCCGGGGGTGGAATCCCCGGTTGTAACGCTCTGCGAGAATCACGTTTCAGCGGCTCTGGCGGTTATGGTCCAGGACTACCAACGCCTATGCCAGCGTCCATAGTAGGGCCGATAGTACCGTGGACCCCAGGCGTAGGGCCGGCCGTAAAATGGTGAGCCATAGAGCCATGGACGCCCGAGGTACAGGCCAAAACCCACAGACGGATATCCATAGAGCAATCCGGGCGCAACATAATTGTAGGTCGATACGGAAGAGGACTGCTCGGCCATCTGACGTTGAAGGTCGGCGGTCATGGCACTTTGCCGATCAGCCTGCTCTTTCAACTGGCCGACGGCGTTTTGCTGGACATGGACCTCTGCTTCCAGCTTCGAAATTTTGTCGCGCTGGATTTCGATAAACGCTTGCAGGCATCGCGTGTGCGCATCACCCGTGTAGCTTGAACATTCCCAGGGGCCGGAAGAGTCGGCGGCGTGGAGGGGAAGCGTGAAGAGGACGATGCAGAAACCGACGGTGAGAAACGTGACCCAATGCCGAGGAGAGTTCATTCGATCAGTCGTGAGACGTACCATGACGTTCCTCCCTGGCTAGCTGGCTACAGCCTACCATTCCCCTGGCGATGAAGACCAGGTCTGGGGCTAACCTTCTGAAACGAACCACGCACTGATCGGTTGACAACCGGCTGCAGGGAAAGGATGCTTGGCGGCGGCAACCGGTTGTGGAAAGGAGAGGGAAAAAATGGGACAGAAGCAGGTCATTGCGGTGGTCGGGGCGACGGGCATGCAGGGGGGCGGGTTGGTGCGGGCGATTCTGGCCGATCCAAACAGCGGCATGACGGTGCGCGCGTTGACCAGGGACGTGAATTCGGACAAGGCCAGGGAGCTGGCGCGACTTGGCGCCGAGGTGGTCGCGGCCGACGTGCACGATGGCGAGAGTTTGAAGCGTGCATTTGCGGGGGCTGCCGGGGCGTTTTGCGTGACCTTTTTCTGGGCGCATTTTTCTCCCGAAAAGGAATTTGCCGAAGCCGAGGCGATGGCCAAGGCTGCCAAGTCGGCGGGGGTTCCGCATGTGATTTGGTCGACCCTCGAAGACACGCGTCGATGGGTTCCGCTCTCGGACGACCGGATGCCCACACTATTGGGCAAGTACAAGGTGCCGCATTTCGACGCCAAGGGCGAAGCCGATCAGGTGTTCAGGCAACTCGGAGTGCCGACAACCTTCCTGCTGACGTCGTTCTATTGGGATAACCTCATTCATTTCGGCATGGGCCCGAAGAAGGGACCGGACGGGACACTGGCGTTCACGCTTCCCATGGGCGAGGCGCGATTACCCGGTATTGCGGCAGACGATATCGGGAAGTGCGCCTTGGGATTGCTGGAGAAGCGGGATGCCTATGTGGGAAAGACCGTCGGAATCGCGGGGGAGCATCTCACCGGATCACAAATGGCCGCGGCGTTGACGAAGGCGCTGGGTCGGGAGGTGCGCTATAACGCGGTGCCGCCGGAGGTCTACCGGACGTTCGGGTTCCCCGGAGCGGATGATCTGGGTAACATGTTTCAGTTCAAGCGTGACTTCAATGCGATGTTTTGCGGCGCGCGCGAGCCGGCGATCGCCCGGGCGCTGAATCCCGGGCTGCAGACCTTTGCGCAGTGGTTGGAGGCGAACAAGGGGCGAATTCCCCTGTCGTAGACGGAGCCAGGTTCCTAACTGCTAAGCCGGCACTTTGTGTGACGGCTTGTGCTTGGAAAGCTGGCACGAAGGTGTGAAGGGATTGCAGCGCAGGCGGTGGAGCTTGATCGTCCGGAGCTTCTCTGTCCCTGTCGCAATCCGCGGCTCGGCAGGCCGCTCGCCGCTCCCGAGTAACGGAAACGAGGCGAGCGTCGTCAGGACGCAGATCGAAAGAACGGCCACCACCCATGCGAAGTACAATGAGTAACGCATGGCCTATTCGTACCATAGCGACATGAGATGTCAACGAAACGATTGTTTTTTGCCGTCTGTTCCTGTCGCTGAGGACGGAGGGATCTGTTCCGGAAGATTCCGTAGTCGGTTTCAGGAATTGCTACGGCGTTGTCATTGGCAGACACTGCTGTGGTGGGCGTCGGATTCCGCTGTCGCTCACCAGTCTCACAAGGAGGACTCCCCATGAACAGGATGTCGATTTCCGCCGCGACCATCGTATTGGCTTTGTTCGGCCTCATGTCGGTCGGCTGGGCCGGTGAGATGAAGGCCAAGATGGAAGAGATGAAGGGCGACACAAAGGCGAAGGTCGAAGAGATGAAGGGCGAGGCCAAAGCCGCCGTCGAAGACGCCAAGGGCAATAAGGTTCAGGCGGAAGTGGAGCGCGCCAAGGGCAAGGGGAACGCGGCCATGGAGAAGGCTAAGGGTAAGGTCAAGGAATTGAAAGCGAAGACGGAATAGGCTCGTTCTGCCGACGCGGCTCGACCGGCCTGTGCATGGGGATGACGCACGCGCAGGCCGCCCGTAGCCGACTGCGTGAGCCCCTGCGCGCCCTGCCTGCCATTGCGCAGGGGCTTCGCTGCCGGTACAATCCCCTCGCTCGTCACCCGCCGACGGGTGTGATCGCACCGACGCGCGAACGATTCCATGCTCCTATCCTTCGTGATTCTCTATCTTGCCTGCTCGGTCGGGATCGGGCTCTACGCGGCGACCCGCGTGCACAATGCCAAAGACTTCGCCGTCGCGGGGCGCTGTCTGCCGCTGCCGGTGGTGACTGCCACAGTGTTTGCGACCTGGTTCGGCGCCGAGACTGTGCTCGGCATCTCCGCCACCTTTGTCAAGGACGGCCTGCGAGCGGTGGTGGCCGATCCCTTCGGATCGAGCCTCTGTTTGATTCTCGCCGGATTATTGTTTGCCCGCCGCCTGTACCGATTGAATCTCCTCACGATCGGGGACTTTTACCGCCTACGGTACAATCGCACGGTTGAGGTCCTCTGTACCCTCTGCATCGTCGCTTCATACCTCGGTTGGGTTTCAGCCCAGATCAAGGCCCTCGGGCTGGTCTTCAACGTGGTCACGGACGGAGCGATGAGCCAGTCGGTGGGCATGGTGCTGGGAGCCGTCATCGTCCTGACATACACCACGTTCGGAGGCATGTTCTCGGTGGCGATTCTGGATTTTGTGCAGATCACCATCATCATGGGCGGCATGCTCTACATCGGCTCGGTCATCAGCGGATTAGCCGGCGGGGTGGAGCGGGTGGTGACGCATGCGGCCATGGCGGGGAAACTGGATTTTTTCCCGCCGGCGCGGATGGAGGCGTGGATTCCGTTTCTCGGCGCCTGGGTCACGATGATGTTCGGATCGATTCCGCAGCAGGATGTGTTTCAGCGCATCACATCGGCGCGGGACGAACGGACGGCAGTGCGGGGATCGGTGCTGGGGGGGACGCTGTATTTCTTCTTCGCGTTTGTGCCGATGTTCCTCGCCTATTCCGCTACGCTCGTCGATCCGGCGCAGGTGGCGCAGTTATTGGAACGGGATTCCCAACTCATCCTTCCCAACCTGATCGTGCAGCACACCCCGATCGTGGCGCAGATCATCTTTTTCGGCGCGCTGCTGTCCGCCATCATGAGCTGCTCGTCCGCCACGTTACTCGCGCCGTCGGTGGCGTTCAGTGAAAATATCGTGAAGGGGTGGGTGCCCACGATCAGCGATCAAGGGTTGTTGCGGGTGATGCGAATCGTCCTCGTCGGGTTTGCGGCCACGGTCCTGCTGTTTGCGCTCAATTCAGAGGCCAGTATTTTTAAGATGGTCGAGAGTGCGTACAAGGTCACGCTGGTGGCGGCCTTCGTGCCGCTGCTGGCCGGATTGTACTGGCCCAGGGCCACGACACAAGGGGCGGTGCTGGCGATCACTGTGGGGCTCGGAACCTGGGGTGGATCGGAGCTGACCGTCACGCTCGATCAGGTCTGGCCGCCGCAGCTCCTGGGCCTGCTGGCCGCCGCCGTGGGGATGGTGGCCGGGTCCTTGCTACCGCAATGGATCGAGCATCCGGCTGGAGTGAGCGCGTCCGGGAACCGGCCGTCCCTTTCCTCGCCCGTCGAGTGAATTAGTAGGCTGCGGAGGAACTCGATTGTCGCGCAATGCGCGACGATCAACTCATGCGCGGTGTCGGCATTACATTGACCTGTAAGATGTTCAAAAGGCCGTTCAGCAAGGCCGCAGCTAGCGGGAGGCGGCAGTGTCTTGCGGGAACGCCGCTGGCGGACTTTTTCCGCATCCTGCTAGGCGGGCGAGACTGAGTGAAGGATCTCGCGCACCATGCGGATCAAGTCTTCGGGCGAGAAGGGCTTTTGCAGAAAGGTCGTGTGGCCCTGGGTTTCATCTCCTGTGACGGGCGGGTTATCGCTGTATCCTGACATGTAGAGCACTTTCATCTCCGCGAAGTGACTGCGGAGGCGCATGGCCAACTCTTTGCCGTTCATGCCGGGCATCACGAGATCCGTCAGCAGCAGGTCGATGTGGAGCGCGTTTCGTCGGATCAGATCCAGTGCCTGGAAACCGTCCTCCGCTTCGTGCACGGTGTAGCCATGTGTGCGCAGAATATGCTGCGTCAGTAGGCGGACCGCCGGCTCGTCTTCCACCAGCAGGATGATTTCTGTCCCCGAGGTGTGGGCCGGCTCCGATTGAACCGGCGGGAGGGCCGTGTACGGGGGGACGACTTCCGGCAGAAACACGGTCATGGTGGTACCCTGACCCACCGCGCTTTCGACCGTAATGGTCCCGCCGCTTTGGTGCACGATGCCATACACCGTCGAGAGGCCGAGACCGGTTCCGCGACCCGGCGGTTTGGTCGTGAAAAATGGCTCGAAGATCTTGGCCTTCGTGGCCGGGTCGATGCCGGTCCCCGTATCGTGCACCCGCAGACGCACATAGGTGCGGGCGGTGCGCGTGTCATGATCCGTCCCCCAGACCTCTTCCCGGGAAACCTGGCGGGTATCGATGGTCAGGGTGCCTCCATGCGGCATGGCATCGCGGGCATTGACGGCCAGGTTGAGCAGGACCTGTTCGAGTTGGACGGCGTCGGCTTTGACCCAGAGCGGAAGAGGGTCGAGTTGCAGAACGATCGAGATGTGTTCACCGATCAGGCTCTTCAGCAGCGCCATGAGGTCACGAATCACCCGGTGAAGGTCCAACGAGACCGGGTGGAGCATTTGCTTCCTGCTGAAGGCCAGTAACTGGCCGGTCAGCGCCGCGCAACGTTCCCCCGCGCGTTGAATTTCCTGCACGAAGTAGCGGGCTGAAGAATTCTGGCTCAGTTCCTGGAGCAGGACCGCGCTATAGCCGAGGATGACGGTCATCACATTGTTGAAGTCGTGCGCCACGCCTCCCGCCAATCGCCCGACGGCCTCCATTTTTTGGGCCTGCCGCAACTGGTCTTCCAGTTCGCGGGCCTCCGTAATGTCTTCAGTGATCCCGCTCAGACTATCGACTTCACCCGTCGCGGTATGGTGGATGACCATCCGGTCGTGAATCCATCGGACCTGCCCGTCGGGCCGTATGATCCGATACAGCAGGTGCAGGTCGCGTCCGGTCGGATTCGCAATCTCCGCATCGTAGACCTCGCTGACGACCTGTCGATGGTCCGGGTGGATAAAATCCCGCCAGAGCTTTGGATTTTCATAGAATCGCGCGGCAGGCAAGCCCCAGATCCGCTCGAAGGCCGGATTGACGTACAGGACCTGCGGCGGATTCGCCTGCGCAAACCACACGCCCTGGTTGAGATTGTCGGTGAGATAGTTGAATCGCTTTTCGCTCGAGAGCCGCGCGCCTTCCGTCCGCCTGTGTTCCAGGACTTCATTCTGCAGCCGCGCGTTGGCCTGGGCCAGGTCGGCCGTGCGTTCGGTGATGCGCTGTTCCAGATCGGTTTGCGCGGTGCGCAGTTGCTCCTCGATGACGCGGCGATCGTGGATCTCTTTGGTGATGTCCTGATTCAGTCGTTCGACCGCTTCCGTGCGGGTCGTCAACGACCGTGCCAGGGCCACCTTCTCCAGTTGCAGGCGCATCGAGGAGAGCAGCACGCGGTTGAAGTTCCAGGCCGAGTGGATGGTGGCCAGGAGAAACAGGACGCCCATGCCTCCCATGATCAGATGGAACTCGTGTCCGCTGAGAAAGAGGTGTCCGAGGATTGGAAGTGTCAACGGAACCGCGTACCACAAAAACAAGGGAAAGGAGACAGAGAGGACGGACACCGCGCCGGCCGTCATGCCGCCGAGCACGAACAGTTGGACCAATTCATAGGGGAGGGGAATATCCAGCGTGAGAAAATACACGCTGCTGCCCCATCCGAACCCTGCCATGCTGGTCGTCACCAGCATCCAGCGGTGCCAGTCTGCGCTGCTCCAGGAGGTCGGCCACGCTCGCCGATAACTCAGGATCAGGATTGCCCGCATGGCGGCGACCATCCACAGGCCGGCGATCCAGAGCAGCAGGGGCGTATGCGGAACGACGGACCATTCCACCGCCGCGAGAACGGCGGCATTGATGGCGCTCGCCACCACGCCGGTCGGCATGTTGCGGTACAACACCTGAACTTGCAGGGTATGCAGATCCGGAGCCGGATCGGTGTGGGATGGGCGATCCATACGAAGGCCTTGCTCTGAAGCAGGTTCACCGCGCACAGGGTACCGATGGCAGCATCACGATGTGCGCGTGTCTCGTAAGTACGCCTACTCTACCATGATCGTTGGAAGGCCGGGCATCAAAAATTCACACGGAGATTGATGGAGCCGACATGCAAGGTCGTGCGATACGTTCCGTTGACGGTGGGATTGACGTTCCCCGCGACGGTTCTGCCCTCGTACAGAATGGCCTGGTAGGCCAGATCGATTCCGAGGCCTTTGGGGCTGAGGGTCTTGTCGGATCCTCCGCAGGGGATGACCCCGAAGAATTTGCCGTGCCCCCGGCACATGAATCCGAAGCCGGTGGAGACGGCATGATTGTCGCCGTCGGGAATGGCAGGGTTGAAGGTCTGATCGGGAATCGCCTTCTGAGAATGCCAATAGCCGGCGCGTAAGGCGACATCCCAATCGGGCAGCGGTGCGGGGTTCAGCCACTTGTATTCCGTGCCGACCATGACGGTGTAGCCGCTGGTCCAGTTGGCCGGGGTGGCGATGGCGAGCCCGTTCGACAGGGTCGTATCCAGATTGCGGACCGATTTCCAGCCGGTGTAATCCACGTCCAATTCCAGTTTCCACTCCCGCTCGTTATCCCGGACGGGCCAGAGTGCGATGCCGCCGGTGAGAACCTGCGGGACCACAAACGTCGTGCGGGCGTCTGCCACACGCGTGCCGCCGGCGAGCAATTGCCCGTCGAGATGCAGCGTCGCCTGGCTGCGGTAGATGAGGCCGATGTTGACGAGCGGACGTCCGTCCCCGTTACGCAGCGGCGTATAGAGCAGGCTGGCATTGAAGCCCGCGGCCGTGTCGCGCCCGTTCAATTCCATGCCGGTGCCGGCCGGGATGCCGAGCCCGCCGGGCCAGCGAAATTGTCGCTCAACCTGTCCTTCTCCGAAGGCTCCGGAAAACGTATAGATGTCCGCTCCCAACCCGATCGCCAGATCCGGCAATGGCCGGAAGGCGATGGAAGGGCGAATGTCGATCAGCTCGAACGCGGCTTTCGTGGTCGCCGTGGAGAACGGACTGCTGTCCGGCCAGCGCGTCAAGGTGCCGAACGGGCTGAAGACGGCCAGGCCGATGGCGGTGCGGTCGGAGGAGCCGATGCCGAGGTCCTTGAGATTGGCCGTCATGTAGATGTTCGACGGAGGTGGAACCGCCACACTCCCGCGAAGATCGCCGTTCGCCTGGGTGCCCGCGCCGTTCTGAAACGAGAATCCACCGGCGATGAGAGTGGTGCCGGCTGAGAACTGAACCCCGCGGAGTTGTGTCATGCCGGCCGGATTATAGTACCCGGCGGAAGCATCGTCGGCTTGCGCCGTGAATGCCGACGCCTGGCCGGTTGCCGAGGCACTGTGATCGTAGATGCGAAAACTTCCCGCCCGGGCTGTCGATGGGGTGGAGGTGATTGCGGTGATCAGGGCGCAACAGGCAATGAGTATGCGGGCGAAGGGGGCACCGTTTCGCTTCCACCGGCGCCGCGATGGGGTTTTCCCGTGGTGCGACGGCCGTGCCGCGGGCACGTAGGGTCTCGGTGAATCACCGGCATTAAGAAGGCGTAGAGTCCTCACGGTCATGTTCCTCGTATGGATGAGTCTGTCAGTAACGCAATCAGCCTGCCGGGGCGCGTGGTGTGTGCAGTTAACGTTGTACGGGTGTGATGCGCAGAGCCGACGCGTATTCCGGACGTCCTGATTGGTGCAAGAGCGTAAAAACTCGGCAATGTGGCGCTCATCTAAGAGAAGGCACGGGACTTTGTCAAGCTCGGGTGCCGGGGGATCTTCCTGAATTGCGCTGTGCACGCATGTGATTTCGTTCGCTGGATCGCGTATGCTCGGCGGATGGGGACGTGGTGGTGCTATTCGTGAGACGCTGGATCGTGCGAGGGCTTCTGGTCATGGCCGGCGTCGTGGTCCTTGCCGCAGGAAGTGGGGTGACCTACGGGCTCTACCTCTCGGCCAGTCTGGCATTGCCGGCCGGCGACGAGCATCCCCCCCGCCTGATCTACGGCGCCCCGTTTCTGTTGAAGCCCGATCTGGATATTGCCTCCGCTCATCTGATCGAGCGCCTCAACCGGCTCGGGTATCGCGCGGTCGAGACGGCCGTGCGCACCCCCGGCGAGTATCGTGTCACTCCCGCAGAGATCGATATTTACTTGCACGAGTTTGCCGATTTTCACCTGCGACCGGTTCCGGCCCGCTTGGTGCTCGACCAGGGGCGAGTGACGAAGGTGCTGTCGATTCAAGGGGGCGATGAGTTATTCCCCGCCTATCTGGAGCCGCAATTGATCAGCGGGTTGCGCGGCGCTTCGCGGCAGGTTCGGGAATGGGTCTCGTATGACGATCTGTCGGCACGATTTCTCGATGTGTTGCTGGCGATCGAAGACCGGCGATTCTTCAGCCATCCCGGCATCGATCCCATTGCCGTGGGCCGTGCGGTCTGGACGAATGTGACCCGTGGCACGGTCATCCAGGGCGGCAGTACGATCACGCAGCAGTTGGCGAAGAACCTGTTTTATTCTCCGCAACGCACGTTCGGGCGGAAGCTGAAGGAGTCGATGGCGGCATTGGTCCTGGAGGCGAAATACCGCAAACAGGCGATCCTCGAAAGTTATGCGAACGAGATTTATCTCGGGCAGGTCGGGTCTGTGTCGATTTATGGAGTCGGGGAGGCCGCGCACCGGTATTTCGGCAAACGCGTGGATGCATTGAGCTTGGAGGAGACCGCGCTGCTGGTCGGGATGATCAAGGGGCCGAATACCTATTCACCATTGAGAAACCCGGCGTTGGCCAAGCAGCGTCGCGATGTGGTGCTGGGCCGGTTGCACGAACAGGGGCTCGTGAGCGAGGACGCGTGGAAGCAGGCGGTGATGACGCCCGTCCGGGTCATGCCGCCGCAGGACACCTTGGCCGATGCGCCGTTTTTTGTCGACCATCTATTGAGACAGGTGGAAGAGACGACCGGAGCGCCCTTGCCGGACGGCGTCAGGGCCTACACGACACTCGACCCCGTGTTGCAACGACTGGCCACTCAGACGCTGGAGAGTGAACTGAGTAAACTGGAAGCGGCCTATCCGGCGCTGACCGGCCACAGCAGTCCGGTTCAAGCTGCGCTGGTGGCGCTCGATCCCGCAACGGGCGGCATTCTTGCGATGGTGGGCAGTCGTGACTATCGCACCAGCCAGTTCAACCGGGCCGTGCAGTCGAAACGCCAGCCCGGCTCGTTGTTTAAGCCGTTGGTGTATCTCGCGGCGTTCGAGGCTCGCCGCGAATTGAGCGGTGGGCAACCGATTACGGCGGCCACCTCGATCGTCGACGAACCGGTGACGTTTGAGTCGGGGGCCGGGGTGTGGGCACCGCAGAATTACGACCATCGGTTTCACGGCACGGTGTCCGTGCGGACGGCGATCGAACAATCGCTGAATATCCCCGCCGTGAAGATCGCACAGGCCGTGGGGACGAAGCGAATTCTCCAGATGGCAGAGAAGCTGGGGATTCGCAGCCCGCTGGCCGACAATTTGTCCATTGCGTTGGGAACGTCCGGCGT
The window above is part of the Nitrospira sp. genome. Proteins encoded here:
- a CDS encoding ankyrin repeat domain-containing protein, coding for MFRLHHSTGVTCALLLLMFGLPSVSHARPDKPQPKPNASLIHSERSIHRALTDGTAAQALRLLDQGANIEARDSQGATPLITAAGKGNLALVTLFLSRHAEVEATDRAGNTALHQASFYGQVRCVEALLATGAQPSARNALAFTPLHQAVRRFWELSGESRAERLTRQADVIDALLRHGADPDLREAGGRTPITLATESSNGSLRHAFDRAPVRAIPAAEIPTRPQSPAATADSSEADPGIVASDPETDSHTVQSAPPAPARSAAPLPAVPSPKPSTDMAAQDDRQPGLSVIPIPSTAVTESSSGPIVAKSLPPAPEGASAATSPADTTLRPHTSPIPATPIETAPTRDHEATPAIASQPLVAESQPPADRVTPFPPQVSGMPPAKSFTPLEPVPLQTTPQPAPTPLIAAIDTQVETKPAASPPTNPQHRSIATIIESAEDIRKPRQPHQITPSIDSAHLRSAPLVASADSSPATASAPLVGATGPSTDHPPPSPPASTTDKKEDPPDRESERPWMLQRLGFGLGLGWTHNLGPRRVDSVTVVNRIVRIDNERNDLVRVMPEMHFWIDRWDEQRWSWGPFLTVAPGSRIIDAVGFGLMMGYRPHRQDQYSFNVGIGGTLDLDARVLGDGLIANEPLPPRETTARTKQTTAAGLLLLFSVGWDLAAPHHPAQTERP
- a CDS encoding NmrA/HSCARG family protein, coding for MGQKQVIAVVGATGMQGGGLVRAILADPNSGMTVRALTRDVNSDKARELARLGAEVVAADVHDGESLKRAFAGAAGAFCVTFFWAHFSPEKEFAEAEAMAKAAKSAGVPHVIWSTLEDTRRWVPLSDDRMPTLLGKYKVPHFDAKGEADQVFRQLGVPTTFLLTSFYWDNLIHFGMGPKKGPDGTLAFTLPMGEARLPGIAADDIGKCALGLLEKRDAYVGKTVGIAGEHLTGSQMAAALTKALGREVRYNAVPPEVYRTFGFPGADDLGNMFQFKRDFNAMFCGAREPAIARALNPGLQTFAQWLEANKGRIPLS
- a CDS encoding sodium:solute symporter family protein, which produces MLLSFVILYLACSVGIGLYAATRVHNAKDFAVAGRCLPLPVVTATVFATWFGAETVLGISATFVKDGLRAVVADPFGSSLCLILAGLLFARRLYRLNLLTIGDFYRLRYNRTVEVLCTLCIVASYLGWVSAQIKALGLVFNVVTDGAMSQSVGMVLGAVIVLTYTTFGGMFSVAILDFVQITIIMGGMLYIGSVISGLAGGVERVVTHAAMAGKLDFFPPARMEAWIPFLGAWVTMMFGSIPQQDVFQRITSARDERTAVRGSVLGGTLYFFFAFVPMFLAYSATLVDPAQVAQLLERDSQLILPNLIVQHTPIVAQIIFFGALLSAIMSCSSATLLAPSVAFSENIVKGWVPTISDQGLLRVMRIVLVGFAATVLLFALNSEASIFKMVESAYKVTLVAAFVPLLAGLYWPRATTQGAVLAITVGLGTWGGSELTVTLDQVWPPQLLGLLAAAVGMVAGSLLPQWIEHPAGVSASGNRPSLSSPVE
- a CDS encoding response regulator; translated protein: MDRPSHTDPAPDLHTLQVQVLYRNMPTGVVASAINAAVLAAVEWSVVPHTPLLLWIAGLWMVAAMRAILILSYRRAWPTSWSSADWHRWMLVTTSMAGFGWGSSVYFLTLDIPLPYELVQLFVLGGMTAGAVSVLSVSFPLFLWYAVPLTLPILGHLFLSGHEFHLIMGGMGVLFLLATIHSAWNFNRVLLSSMRLQLEKVALARSLTTRTEAVERLNQDITKEIHDRRVIEEQLRTAQTDLEQRITERTADLAQANARLQNEVLEHRRTEGARLSSEKRFNYLTDNLNQGVWFAQANPPQVLYVNPAFERIWGLPAARFYENPKLWRDFIHPDHRQVVSEVYDAEIANPTGRDLHLLYRIIRPDGQVRWIHDRMVIHHTATGEVDSLSGITEDITEARELEDQLRQAQKMEAVGRLAGGVAHDFNNVMTVILGYSAVLLQELSQNSSARYFVQEIQRAGERCAALTGQLLAFSRKQMLHPVSLDLHRVIRDLMALLKSLIGEHISIVLQLDPLPLWVKADAVQLEQVLLNLAVNARDAMPHGGTLTIDTRQVSREEVWGTDHDTRTARTYVRLRVHDTGTGIDPATKAKIFEPFFTTKPPGRGTGLGLSTVYGIVHQSGGTITVESAVGQGTTMTVFLPEVVPPYTALPPVQSEPAHTSGTEIILLVEDEPAVRLLTQHILRTHGYTVHEAEDGFQALDLIRRNALHIDLLLTDLVMPGMNGKELAMRLRSHFAEMKVLYMSGYSDNPPVTGDETQGHTTFLQKPFSPEDLIRMVREILHSVSPA